DNA sequence from the Synechococcus sp. MU1617 genome:
CCCAACTCCGTTGTTCTGGAGATCAAAGAAACCGACCCTGGCGTCAAAGGCGACACCGCCACGGGTGGCACCAAGCCCGCCATTCTTGAGACCGGTGCACAAGTGATGGTTCCGCTCTTTCTTTCTGTGGGAGAAAAGATCAAAGTGGACACCCGCAACGACAGTTACCTCGGGCGCGAAAACGGATGACCATGCAGCTGGATCACGAACAACTGCACCGCTTGCTGGAGGCGCTCGGTGAGAGCGACATCCAGGAGTTCCGGTTGGAAGGAGATGATTTCCGTCTGGAAATCCGTCGCAACTTGCCTGGCCAGGCCGTCATGGCTCCGGTCATGCCCGCTCCCGTTGCTGCTGCACCAGCTCCTGTTGCGCCCGCCGAGCCTGCATCTGCGCCGCCTGCATCCACCGCAACGCGCAGCGACCTGCTCGAAGTCACAGCCCCCATGGTGGGCACCTTCTACCGTGCCCCTGCGCCAGGCGAACCTTCTTTTGTTGAAGTGGGCAGTCGGATCAATGTCGGCCAGACCGTCTGCATCCTCGAGGCAATGAAGCTGATGAACGAGCTGGAGTCTGAGGTTGGCGGTGAAGTGGTGGAGATCCTGGTGGACAACGGCACGCCCGTTGAATTCGGTCAGGTGCTGATGCGGGTCAAGCCGGCCTGAGTTAGCTCAGGTCCCAGGCGGCTTGAATCGCTGCCGTCGTGCTCTCAGGGCTGGCGACACCTTCAGCTGCGATGTCGAAGGCGGTGCCGTGGTCGGGGGAGGTGCGTAGGAACGGCAGTTCCAAGGTGGTGTTCACCGCAGCGTCGAAGGCCAGCAGCTTCACAGGAATGAGCCCCTGGTCGTGATACAGGGCCAAAATCCCGTCAGGACCTGGCTGGTTTGGGGTCTGCCAAGCGCGAGCAGCGCTGATCCAGCAGGTGTCGGGAGGAACGGGACCCTCCAGCTGCGCCTGAGGATGGTCCTTTCTCCATTGATCCAGTAGCGGCAGCAGCCATTCGGCTTCTTCATGGCCCAGCTGACCGGCTTCGCCGGCATGGGGATTGAGCCCGGCGATACGCAGATGTGGTTTGGTGGTGAAGCGTCGACAGAAGCCTTCCAGCACGTTCAGTTTGTGGTGCACCAGGTCTGGGGTCAGCGCATCAGGGATCTGGCTCAGGGGGATGTGGGTGGTGGCCAGCAAGGTGTTCAGGCGCCAACCGCTGGTTGGAGAGACGGCGGTGAACAGCATTGAGGAGCGCTGTCGTCCAGCCAACTCAGCCAGCCGTTCGGTCTGCCCGGGATAGCGATGGCCGGCCGCATGCCAGAGATGTTTGGCGATGGGGGCGGTGACCAAGGCGCGGGACCCCCGTTCCTGCAGCAGTTCGACGGCGCGGGTGAGCCAGCGAAACCCCGCATCGGCTCCGCAGGTGGTGGGTTGTCCTGGCTGAACACTGGCCTCGAGCGGTTGGTCGTCGATCCTGAGTGCTGCAGGGTCGGCAAGGGGGTGGTTTGTTTGCCGCCGCAGTCGCGCGTGGGTGCTGATCAGCGTGCGTCGGCAACCCACCAGCAGGGGTTGGAGCTCTGGGGACAGCGTGGGTGAGGCGAGGGCCTTCAGCACCACTTCCATGCCGATACCCGCGGGATCGCCGAGAGCGATCACAAGCTCATGCCTAGGGTTCGTGGAATCGTGGGGGGCCATCGCTGTGCTGCGCTTGCTGCTGCTGGGGTGTCTGTTGGTGGGATTGGCCTCTGGCTTGAGCAATGGCTGGATCGAACTGAACCTCTCCCGTTTCCTTGAGGATGTCGGGCTTTCACCGCCTGAGGAAGGTGAGGACTTCGATTTCAACCGTTGGCTGATCGAGGGGGAGAACGCAGGTCAGACGGAGTGAGTTTGTCCTGGTTCAGGCAATCCTGCAGCCCGACGCGGTAGTTCGGATGCAGCAACGTGTAACCGAGCTCGTGGCAGAGCTTGTGGTTGCTGACGCGGCGGTTCTCGCTCCAGAACGACTGAGCCATCGGGCTCATGCTGTCCACGATCTGGGCGAACGGCTCCAGTGGTGGAAGGGCACAACCCAACAGGGCTGCCGCATGTCGCATCAGTTCGGCTGTGGGAGCCGGGAGGTCATCCACCACATTCACGACGGCTTTGTTCAACACAGTCCCGTCGCCCATGGTTGCTGGAGCTCCCTGCTCAGCGCGATGCATGAGGTGCCAGCAGGCCCCGGCGATGTCCTCCACGTGGATGCGGCAGAACACCTGGCCGGGCTTGTCGATCAAGCGCGCACGACCTTGCTCCAAGCCGTTGAGCACCGATCGTCCTGGGCCATAAATGCCTGGCAAACGCAGAATCTGGATCGGCAGACCGGAGCGCAACCAAGCTTTTTCGCAGTTGAGGCGGCGCATGCTGCGGTCCAGCGCAGGCGCCGGGTCGTCCTGCTCCGACACCCAACCGCCCTGGCGATCGCCGTAAACCCCTGTGGTGGAGAGGTAGCCCGCCCAACGCAGCGGCAGGCTTCTGAGCGTTGGCAGCAGCTTCGACAAGACCGGATCGTTGCCTTCGCGATCCGGGGGGATGGTGGACAGCAGATGGGTCACGCCCTCCAGGGCAGCTGGGTCGAGCTGGTCCTGACCGTTGCTGTCGAAGAGCAGGTCAGCTTCGGCAGAGTCGAGGGAGCGGCGGGTGCAGAGCACCGGTGTTCCCAGGGCTCGGGCCAGGTTGGCCAGACAACGTCCGCTGTATCCGCCGCCCAGCACCAGCAGCTTGGTGTCAGCCGCCAGAGGCTGCGACCGCTTGACAAGATCAGCAAGCATCAGTACACCTGTATTAGATCAAATGTACTGTCGTGACGACGTCGTCTCTCCATCGCTCCCGCTCCGGGGCCATTGTGCTCCGGGCCATCCTGACGGCTGCCCTGCTTGCCAGTGCCATGGTGCTGGCACCTGAAGACCCTGGTGTTCAGGCCTCCATTTGTCAGCGGCACCACTCCACGGATGTCTGCCGAGTTTGGTGAGCCTTAGGCGGCCTGAGCAGCGATCGGGAAGTCGTCGGGATCGTTGATGGGGTGATCCGGTTGGGCCCACTGCAGTAAGCGAAGGGCGAGTCGTAGGTCGCCATCCATCCAGGCTCGAATCGCCATGGCACGACGTGGGTCATAGAAGCGCTGTCGCCGGTACCAGTCGAAAACGTCGGCGTCAGATTTTCGGCCGTTGCAGGACAAACAGGCCGGTACGCAGTTTTCAGTAACGCTTGACCCCCCTTTGGCCTGGGGGTGAATGTGATCAATTGATTCAGAAGGTTTGCCGCAATAAATACAACTTTGGCCGGTAAATGTATGAAGGGACTGTCGCCATCTTCGGACACGCAATTTGGGGCAGAGTTCGTCGAGAAAAACCGCGTCCCTGCTATGCATCCGAATGCATCGGTTGAGGTAATTCTGCCTTGAACGAAAAGCCAGTCAATGTGTCGAGCGCTGCATTTTCGACAATTTTTTGGTCTGAGATGTGAATCTTGATCTCAGTGCTTGCACGCTGATCTGAGTTCACTAAAGTGATTGTTTGTGGGGGGCTGTTGGTGCCGTCAAATCCCACATTGACCTGTTGCCTGGATCTCTCTCCAGCAGGACTGATCCGCGTGGTCAGCCCGTTTGATGCGGTGACCCAGTCCCAGTTGCGTCGGATCAAGCCCAGGGGGCGTTGGATCGGCCCCGGCCATGGCTGGGATTTTCCCTTGGCCGCAGCCGATGCACTTCAGCAGGCCCTCGGGCGCCGTTTCCCTGTCACCTCTGCTTTGCAGCAGTGGCTTGATTGGTGCCAGCACCCCCTGCCCCCGCTGCCCCCGCACCGGACCCTTGTGGCGGCAGCAGATCTTGACGAAGCCCTGCAAGATGGTCGTCGCCCTCTGCGCCATCAACGCTCCGGTGTCCGTTGGCTCTTGGCCCGTCGCGGCGCCGTTCTGGCCGATGAGATGGGGCTGGGAAAGACCCTTACAGCTTTGTTGGCGGCCCGTGCCCTGATGCGCTGCGCTGAGGTGCGGTTGCTTGTGGTGGCTCCCGTCGGTCTGCATCCCCACTGGCGCCGGGAATCAGAGGCCCTTGGGGTTGAGATTGAGTTGGTGAGCTGGGCTCGCCTGCCCGACACCCTGCCGCCAGCGGGAACGCTTCTGGTGGTGGATGAAGCGCATTACGCCCAGTCACTGCAGGCGCAGCGCACGGCTGCTTTGCTGCGTCTGGCCCGTCATCCCCGTCTGCGGGCGATTTGGATGCTCACGGGGACCCCAATGAAGAACGGTCGTCCGTCCCAGCTGTATCCCCTGCTTGCGGCCATGGACCATCCAATTGCGCGGGATCAACGCCAGTTCGAGGAGCGGTATTGCCAGGGGCACTGGCGGGAGGGTCGAACCGGCAAACGCTGGCAGGCTTCCGGGGCCAGTCAGCTGGAGGAGCTGCGTCGCCTGAGTCGACCGTTGATCCTTCATCGCCGCAAGCAGCAGGTGGTGGACCTCCCTCCCAAGCAGCGACGTCTTCACCCTGTGGTGCTGTCGGAGGCTGAGTTCACAGGCTTCGACCATCGTGTTGAGCTGGTGCTGGATGACTACCGGCGTCGGGCTCGTCTCGGAGAGGTGCGACGGGATGCTGAGCACCTGGCTCTGCTCACCTCCATGCGTCAGATCGCAGCGGAATTCAAATTGCCGGCGGCCCAGCAGCTGGTGGAGTCACTGCGCCGGCAAGGGGAGGCGGTGGTTCTGTTCAGTGGCTTTGTGGCCCCATTGCAGTTGTTGCAGCAAACCCTCGGCGGCGAGTTGTTGACCGGTCGTCAGCGCCCTGCTGAACGTCAGGAGAGTGTGGATCGGTTTCAGCAAGGTCAGAACGATTGTCTGCTGGCCACCTTTGGCACCGGTGCCCTTGGGTTCACCCTGCACCGGGCCCGTCATGTGGTGTTGTTGGAACGACCCTGGACGCCAGGCGACCTCGACCAAGCCGAAGATCGCTGTCATCGTTTGGGGATGGGGGATGGCTTGACCTGCCATTGGCTGCAGCTCGGTGCAGCGGATCAGCTGGTGGATGGTTTGTTGGCGAGCAAGGCGGAACGGATCGAGGTGTTGCTGGGGCCTCGGCGCTTGTCGCTGCAACGTCAATCACTCTCCGCCATGGTGCGGGATTGTTTGCAGGTGCTCTGACGCACCTGGAGTTCGTGCTGCAGCATCGGGTCGACTGGCTGGCTCGACTGCTTCAGCAGCGACAGTGCCAATTCGACGTCGTCGCAGGCTTTGGCTTGATTGCTAAGCAGGGTCCAGACAAGGGCACGGTCCCGATGCAGATCGGCCTGATCCGGTGTCTGCTCGATGGCCTCATCACAGCGTTTAACCATCAGCTTCAGGTCATCCATCCGGAAGTTGCCGAGGCAACTGGAGACGAGTGGCATCGGTGTGTTGGCAGGCGTCGAGGGTTGCTTGCTTTGGCAGCCAGCCATCAACACAGCAGCCAGGAGAGTCAGACCCAAAAGCCCTGAGGGATCAGTAGCTGTAGCGCGTGGTGTCTTCGGTGCTCTCGATGGTGCTTTCGGTGACGGATGTGGAGTTTGCAAGGGCGGCAGCGGTGGCTGGTTGGGTGTTTCCGCCGAACAGATCACCAAGGAACTGGCCACAGTCGGGGAAATTGCCGGGGTCCTGGACAACGGCTTCCGTAATCATCACCGAGGCATGCTCCGGGGATGTTTTGAACACGCCGCTGCGCTGCCGTTTGATCACGGCGTAGGCGGCTTTCCAGCTCACCTCGTGCTCGTTTCCGCTGGAACGCATGTAGCAATAGATCTTGGCGCCCTTCTCTTCAGTGGCTTCGGCCGCTTGCAGGGGGTGGGTCACGCTGCTGAGAGCGCCGATCAGGGCCGCGGCGGACAGAACCAGCGATGACCTGATTGGACCCATGACGTTAGTAGTGGATTGGCCCCAAGGTATCGATCAGCTTCCAGCTGTCGAGGGGATGATCAGTCGCACCACCAAAGGCAGCACCAGCAGCACGGTGATCAACCGAACGGCATGGAGAGCGGCCACCGCGGCACCGACTCCGAATTCTGCGCCCACAAGGCTCATGCCACTGATGCCACCTGGGGCAGCGCCAAGCAAGGCCACGATGGGATCAATACCGAGCAAGCGGCTGGTCCACAGGCCTACAACCAGTCCTGTCAGCACCAGCGCCAGGGTGATCAGCACTGCTGGTTTCCAGAGGAGTTGCAGTTGTTCCAAGGACGCTCGCGTCAGGCCGGTTCCGATCACGGTGCCGATGCCGATCTCAAGAACGGTGCGCGTTCCCGGTGGCCATGTGGCTGGTTCCAGCTGGCCGCTCATGCTGACAATGCCAGCACCCAGAAGGGCTCCCGCCAGAGGTGCAGCGGGAATGCCGCTGAACAGAGCCAGCAGTCCGATGGCGCTTCCAGCCACCAGGTAGAGCGCCAGCGTTGCCAAGGAAGGCATCGGTCTCGATCGCGTCATGTCAGCTTGATCTTGAGACAGCGGCGCTCCTGTGTTGTCATCAGCGCAACCATCAGCTTTTCGGTGATGACGTCCTCCGTGTCCTTTCGGATCACCCGCACTGCGGAAGATCTCGCTCAAACCATCACGGCTCTATCGCAGCGCTTGGTGAAACTGGAACAGCGTCAGGAAGCGCTTGAGCTCCAACTGCGCCAGCAGCAGAAGGATCTGAATGCTGTCCCGGACGAAGAGATCTCCACTCTCGAGGGCGTTGAAGCTCTGTTGCGGGAAACGCGTGAACTGTTGGAGAGCACAGCTCCGATGCCAGAGGCTGAAATGACTGAAGAGTCCTCCCAGAACCATGCCTGGGGTCAGGAGGACGAAACAGAAGCGAGTCGCGATGTCGCGTAGGGGTGGCGCGCGGTGCCAAAATAAAAAGAAAGGCAACTATGGCGATCACCATCCCTGCCTCTAGTGCTTGCGCTTCACGCACTTTGCACGGCATGACCATCTGGACCCGTTCAGGTTTCCTTGAAGGTGGGCATCAGCTCGAGAAGCTGGAGTTCGCGCTCGCCCTCGCTGAAGCCAAAGGCGATCAACGCCGCTGCTCTCAGTTGCGGGATCGGATTGCTGATCTGGGGGGCAATGCTGAAGAACCTGGTACCTGAGCTGAACCCGAGGAATTGAACAGTTGTTGTTCGGCAACTCCGCAGATCGCGTGTGAGATGGTCTAAATATCAATTAGAGCTACTCTTTTGTTGATAAGGGAATTCGAAGTTGATCCTGACGCTTACGAAAACAAAACAATTTGAGACGGCTGCTCAACAACGTCAGGATCACGAATCAGTTGCGCAAGACTTGTTCGCTAAGGCTCGACAGTGTGCTGAGGATGGCCGAATTAATGAGGCAGGTTCGTTGATCTTGCAGGCCTTGGGTCATGAACGCCGTGCTGGATCTGCCGGCCCCCAGGTTCTTCAGCTCATCAAGCCTCGCACTTGATAAGCGTTTGAAATTTGTTCAAGCGGGTGACCGGACTCGAACCGGCGACGTTCAGCTTGGGAAGCTGACATTCTACCACTGAATTACACCCGCAAAGGGGCGAGATCGCTCTCGCCACCTGTGTTTTAGCCA
Encoded proteins:
- a CDS encoding serine protease inhibitor, translated to MTTSSLHRSRSGAIVLRAILTAALLASAMVLAPEDPGVQASICQRHHSTDVCRVW
- a CDS encoding AbrB family transcriptional regulator; this encodes MPSLATLALYLVAGSAIGLLALFSGIPAAPLAGALLGAGIVSMSGQLEPATWPPGTRTVLEIGIGTVIGTGLTRASLEQLQLLWKPAVLITLALVLTGLVVGLWTSRLLGIDPIVALLGAAPGGISGMSLVGAEFGVGAAVAALHAVRLITVLLVLPLVVRLIIPSTAGS
- the accB gene encoding acetyl-CoA carboxylase biotin carboxyl carrier protein, with protein sequence MTMQLDHEQLHRLLEALGESDIQEFRLEGDDFRLEIRRNLPGQAVMAPVMPAPVAAAPAPVAPAEPASAPPASTATRSDLLEVTAPMVGTFYRAPAPGEPSFVEVGSRINVGQTVCILEAMKLMNELESEVGGEVVEILVDNGTPVEFGQVLMRVKPA
- a CDS encoding SDR family oxidoreductase, with translation MLADLVKRSQPLAADTKLLVLGGGYSGRCLANLARALGTPVLCTRRSLDSAEADLLFDSNGQDQLDPAALEGVTHLLSTIPPDREGNDPVLSKLLPTLRSLPLRWAGYLSTTGVYGDRQGGWVSEQDDPAPALDRSMRRLNCEKAWLRSGLPIQILRLPGIYGPGRSVLNGLEQGRARLIDKPGQVFCRIHVEDIAGACWHLMHRAEQGAPATMGDGTVLNKAVVNVVDDLPAPTAELMRHAAALLGCALPPLEPFAQIVDSMSPMAQSFWSENRRVSNHKLCHELGYTLLHPNYRVGLQDCLNQDKLTPSDLRSPPRSANG
- a CDS encoding chemotaxis protein produces the protein MTSSVSFRITRTAEDLAQTITALSQRLVKLEQRQEALELQLRQQQKDLNAVPDEEISTLEGVEALLRETRELLESTAPMPEAEMTEESSQNHAWGQEDETEASRDVA
- a CDS encoding DUF6554 family protein — translated: MGPIRSSLVLSAAALIGALSSVTHPLQAAEATEEKGAKIYCYMRSSGNEHEVSWKAAYAVIKRQRSGVFKTSPEHASVMITEAVVQDPGNFPDCGQFLGDLFGGNTQPATAAALANSTSVTESTIESTEDTTRYSY
- a CDS encoding HNH endonuclease, whose product is MHSRDAVFLDELCPKLRVRRWRQSLHTFTGQSCIYCGKPSESIDHIHPQAKGGSSVTENCVPACLSCNGRKSDADVFDWYRRQRFYDPRRAMAIRAWMDGDLRLALRLLQWAQPDHPINDPDDFPIAAQAA
- the pdxA gene encoding 4-hydroxythreonine-4-phosphate dehydrogenase PdxA, whose translation is MAPHDSTNPRHELVIALGDPAGIGMEVVLKALASPTLSPELQPLLVGCRRTLISTHARLRRQTNHPLADPAALRIDDQPLEASVQPGQPTTCGADAGFRWLTRAVELLQERGSRALVTAPIAKHLWHAAGHRYPGQTERLAELAGRQRSSMLFTAVSPTSGWRLNTLLATTHIPLSQIPDALTPDLVHHKLNVLEGFCRRFTTKPHLRIAGLNPHAGEAGQLGHEEAEWLLPLLDQWRKDHPQAQLEGPVPPDTCWISAARAWQTPNQPGPDGILALYHDQGLIPVKLLAFDAAVNTTLELPFLRTSPDHGTAFDIAAEGVASPESTTAAIQAAWDLS
- a CDS encoding DEAD/DEAH box helicase yields the protein MPSNPTLTCCLDLSPAGLIRVVSPFDAVTQSQLRRIKPRGRWIGPGHGWDFPLAAADALQQALGRRFPVTSALQQWLDWCQHPLPPLPPHRTLVAAADLDEALQDGRRPLRHQRSGVRWLLARRGAVLADEMGLGKTLTALLAARALMRCAEVRLLVVAPVGLHPHWRRESEALGVEIELVSWARLPDTLPPAGTLLVVDEAHYAQSLQAQRTAALLRLARHPRLRAIWMLTGTPMKNGRPSQLYPLLAAMDHPIARDQRQFEERYCQGHWREGRTGKRWQASGASQLEELRRLSRPLILHRRKQQVVDLPPKQRRLHPVVLSEAEFTGFDHRVELVLDDYRRRARLGEVRRDAEHLALLTSMRQIAAEFKLPAAQQLVESLRRQGEAVVLFSGFVAPLQLLQQTLGGELLTGRQRPAERQESVDRFQQGQNDCLLATFGTGALGFTLHRARHVVLLERPWTPGDLDQAEDRCHRLGMGDGLTCHWLQLGAADQLVDGLLASKAERIEVLLGPRRLSLQRQSLSAMVRDCLQVL